A genomic window from Cyanobacteria bacterium QS_8_64_29 includes:
- a CDS encoding plasmid maintenance system killer protein, with amino-acid sequence MIRSTGDKRTQRFLAGERVKAFESFYRQAWRRLDVLNNASSFQDLQTPGNRLHQLGGAYKGYHAIAINRQWRIVFIWDEQSGDAYDVRITDYH; translated from the coding sequence GTGATTCGCTCGACTGGCGATAAGCGCACTCAGCGGTTTCTGGCTGGGGAACGGGTCAAGGCTTTTGAGAGCTTCTACCGGCAAGCTTGGCGGCGGCTCGACGTTCTCAACAACGCCAGTTCCTTCCAGGACCTCCAGACCCCAGGGAACCGCCTCCATCAGTTGGGCGGTGCCTACAAGGGCTACCACGCGATCGCCATCAACCGGCAGTGGCGCATTGTTTTTATTTGGGACGAGCAGTCGGGGGACGCCTACGATGTCCGAATCACGGACTACCACTAA
- the higA gene encoding addiction module antidote protein, HigA family — MSESRTTTKLQGPPIHPGEHLADELEAMGMSANQLAQALHVPANRITRILNGEQAITADTALRLARYLGTSAELWMRLQDTYELRKAEAEKGEQIAREVAARTA, encoded by the coding sequence ATGTCCGAATCACGGACTACCACTAAGCTTCAGGGACCGCCCATCCATCCCGGCGAGCATCTCGCCGATGAGCTAGAGGCAATGGGCATGAGTGCCAACCAGTTAGCCCAGGCCCTCCATGTACCGGCCAACCGCATTACCCGCATTCTCAACGGCGAGCAAGCCATCACGGCCGATACCGCATTGAGGTTGGCCCGCTATTTGGGAACCTCAGCCGAACTCTGGATGCGGCTCCAAGACACTTACGAGCTGCGCAAGGCCGAAGCCGAGAAGGGCGAGCAGATTGCGCGGGAGGTTGCGGCACGAACGGCATAA